The genome window ACTAATCGCTCCGATTATACCTGGATTACTCGTTGCTAGATCCTCTGATCTTGATTATCTCCGTGTTTTTCTCTTGATTTTGCTCTGGCTAGGGTTTTGCGGCGCTTTGATTCGCGTTGGAGTTGGATTCTTACAAGGTAGTAGCAGTGGTGTTGCTGAATTGACTATGGATATGAATATCGAGAATTCGAAGGATATCGATGAGGATCTTCATAGTAGGCAGCTTGCTGTGTACGGGCGCGAGACGATGAGGCGGTTGTTCGCTTCGAATGTTCTTGTTTCTGGCATGAGAGGCCTTGGCGTTGAAATCGGTattgaatttgagtttttttttgttgaattgtTGTTTTGTCGATTTTTAAGTTGTTATGGTGGAGATTAGTTTGTTAAGATTTGTTTAGTTAGCAGATTCTTTTTAGTTTGTTAGAGTTGTTAGTTTGACACATGGAAATGAGTCGAggaatttgattttgaatttggcGTTTCGTGTCGTGTAAGTATGACAAACTTGTACCTGAAAATGGAACATGTGTAAAAATGCTAGGTTGTTAAATGAAACATTAATCTGATTGTGCATAATTGCTTAGATCCGTATTTAAACTAGTTACTAGGTTTCCTCTCACTTTTGTATTTCGTTTTGTCAAATCTGCAAGTAAACAAAAAGCACACAATAGTTCTTAAGTTTTGTGTTCGTGTCTAGTATGCCTTGTTTTAGGTACTTGAAATATTGATTATTATTGTTGTGGAATTCGGCTAAAGCTGGAACTTATACATGTGCTGATGCGGATTATTGTTCAATTACTTATAATCACCCTTACCACGAGTACATGATCACATGTATTTAAAGCTACACATTTATACTTGCAGTTACAAAATTATGTACTTCTGATACTGTGTTAATGTTATGGTTTCAACTTTCAAGTGCTACAAATATGTATTGTGTAGAACAACTTCTGCCAATTTTCTATCCATTTCATTAGATTGAAATAATGTTCTTACTAAATCTCCTGTGAACtgcttttaaagtttttttgcTAACGTATTTGTTTGGTACTCAATTTGTTCTATAATATGTAACTTTTTTTGTACTCAACGtgtttcattataattttttttgtttccgGATTTATGCTTAATCTAGCTTGACTCGACTGCACAATATGCTGTAAAACGCTGACATACGTAACAAGCTAATTTACAAATGTGATCAATGACGTGCAGCAAAGAACCTTGTACTAGCTGGTGTCAAGTCTGTCACTCTGCATGATGAAGGGAATGTTGAGTTGTGGGATTTATCCAGCAACTTCATTTTTACAGAGAATGATATTGGTAAGAACAGAGCACTTGCTTCTGTTCAAAAACTTCAGGAACTCAACAACGCTGTTGCTGTATCTACCTTAATGTCAAAATTGACAAAAGAGAAGCTATCTGATTTTCAGGTACTATACTTCATCCAATTTACGAAGATCATAATTTCTATATCTTTCTGTGAAtgctatcaaattttttttttaccctGTCATCTTTGTGGTGATTTATAGCACACAGGCAGCTTATATGTATACAgctatacatatacatatacatagacacacacacacacacacatacacatattgTTTACTGAGTCAAATCATTGCGATCGTCTTACCTTCTGATGCAAAATATACTTTAACATGTTTCTAAGCTAGACAACGAGGATAGTTGACGAAGTCtgtaatataaacaattaagTTTTGCTTTAGAAATCCTTTATATTACTATAATCCAGAACATACATAATAAACTATGTATCCAATattcatactccctctgtcccaactatttatttacactttccttttttgggatgtcccatccaattctttaaatTCAGAACTTACCAAAtacagtaaaattttataatataaaaatcaactaccccctacttttctccactatacttactttatacattaaatatcaattGGTCCCACATCTATCGTCACCTTTCTTACTTTTTCACTCTtactttacatatttttttaacctccgtgcccaacccaaatgTAAACATTTGGGTGGGCCGGAGGAAGTAGTAAATTACAATTAACTATATTTCTTAATAATAACATAACAttattacaaacttttttttttcattgctGTCCATTAAAACTAGTGGTATACTGGTATTCTTATGCATCTTGTTTTGTTTGTAAAAATTAGTAACTTCAAATTTGTTTGCTCTCAAGGAAACCTTATTTAGAGTATGCTTACTTGGGTGAAAACTGGAGCTAGGCAGTCGGCATCGCTCTTATAAAACTTCTGTCTCAATTAACTGCACTTTGATTGTGTTCCATTAAGGGTTAGACATTACTTAAATATCATGATACTTCCTTGGCATCATGTTGTTAATCAAGAAGCTACGATGTGAAGTGGATTGAGCACAACACGTTGTGTCAGATCTATTTATATACACTGGGTATCCCTAAAGTCTTCTGTTTATATGTTGAAATCGTATAATGATTTAAATAGAAGTTCTTGATATGGCTAGTAATTAGTGGCCTGAGTTTTGGGTGGACAgtgtatgattttatttaatCTTTGCACCCTCTATATTTAGTAACCTTTTCGATTTGGTCTTGAACTTCTAATTTTGGGCAGAATGCATcccttaattttaattttcgtTTTTTATTGCACCCCTTTCACCAATTTCCATCCGAAGCAGCTGTTATCGGTATTATGCATAAGGGTGAAACACTGAAATTGGATAGACATTTCCAAAATTAAATTGTTGGTACTTGGTATTTGTACAATTTCTGTGCCAAGTTCACATCTTGTATGTTGGTAAGTTGCCTTTTTGTGTGAAGGCTTGCGATTTTGTTGTTGTAAATGGCCGGCATCACTTTACATCCTAGTTCTGTGAGCCCTTAATCCTGTAGGGAAATATAGTGGAATCGTGATCTGTATATACCAGCTAAATTATCTTCTTCTACAAAGAACAACATAAACCTGTTAACTTACATTCTGCATTGCCATTTGTCACTATAAGAGAGTTTGGTGCCTTGCTGGACCACATTATTCAAGGATTCTAGTTTGTCAAACATTTGCCTCTTTTCCTCCATAAAACTATCGATGGTTATGTTTGCAATTGCAAAGACCTTGCATTGCATCTTAGATGCATTCTTCTCCCAGGGTGTTAAGTGTTTGAGATCACCATTATCCTCGGTTTCAGGTAAATGTAGTTTATACATGGAAATCACCCTGTTGCTTCTCCTTGCAGTTACCAATCTCCAGGAAAGTGTacttattataaaattagtttatacTTGACCGTTTTGACTGCTGTTATAGTTTCTTATCCTGTGATGATATTCACAGTTTAGCTATCTTTTTAATTTGTAGTAATCTATGCCTTTTTAAAAAAGAAGCCATCTAGATTTAATCTTCTCATTTTATAAAACTGGCTGACTAGTCTCTCTTGAGGGGTATTTTCCAGTATTGTacgtatatatatacaataacgTTCCCTTTCTATGCAGGCAGTTGTTTTTACTGATACCAATTTGGAGACGGCGATTGCATTTAATGAATACTGTCATAATCATCAACCTCCTATTGCATTTATAAAAACGGAAGTGCGAGGTCTTTTTGGTAATGTGTTCTGTGATTTCGGCCCAGGATTTACTGTGGCTGATGTTGATGGTGAAGAACCTCACACCGGTATTATTGCATCTATCAGTAACGACAAGCCTGCATTTGTGTCGTGTGTTGATGATGAAAGGCTCGAGTTTCAGGATGGGGATCTTGTTGTATTCTCAGAAGTTAGGGGAATGACAGAACTCAATGATGGAAAGCCACACAAGATAATTAATTCAAGACCATATTCTTTTAATCTTGAGGAAGATACCACGAATTTCCATGCATATGAAGGAGGAGGTATCGTAACTCAAGTGAAGCAGCCTAAAGTCTTAGATTTCAAGCCATTGAAAGAGGCACTTAAGGATCCAGGCGAATTTTTGCTGAGTGATTTTTCCAAATTTGATAGGCCACCTCTCTTGCACTTGGCTTTTCAAGCACTTGACAAGTTTGAGTCTGAGTTAGGACGATTACCTGTTGCTGGTTCAGAAGAAGATGCACATAAACTTGTATCTATTGCTGGAAACATCAATGATAACTTGAAtcatgggaaactggatgataTTGACCCAAAGCTTCTGCGGCACTTTGCATTTGGTGCCCGAGCTGTTCTGAATCCTATGGCTGCTATGTTTGGTGGAATTGTTGGTCAGGaggttatgaaagcatgctcgGGAAAGTTTCATCCACTTTTCCAGGTACCCTTCTCTTCAGTAGTCCTTTTATCTAACTGATAGACTGCTTTATACTGGGATGTACTGTTTGGTTGTTTATTTGAACTATTGTTCTTTAATACGGACTTGCTGTGCTTAGTTTATTTTGGACACACACGTTCTGTGCACAAGCCAATATCAAAGAAatgatatacatatttttctttaaagGTATATTATCGTCCACTGTAACTTAACCCCCTACGTTTTTGTCAATGTGTGTAGTTCTTCtattttgactcgattgagtcACTCCCTACTGAGCAGCTGGATCTTAATGACTTCCGACCGTTAAACAGCAGGTATGATGCACAGATATCAGTTTTTGGGGCTAAACTCCAGAAGAAACTAGAAGATGCTCAGGTGTTTGTTGTGGGATCTGGTGCTCTTGGCTGTGAATTCCTGAAGAATTTAGCTCTGATGGGAGTTTCTTGTAGCAGTCGAGGAAAGCTAACTGTAACTGATGATGATGTTATTGAGAAGAGTAACCTCAGCAGGCAATTTCTTTTCCGTGATTGGAATATAGGACAGGCCAAATCAAGTGTTGCTGCTACAGCTGCTGCATTGATAAATCCTAGTTTTAACATAAATGCATTGCAGAATCGTGTTGGCCCTGAGACAGAAAATGTTTTTGATGATACCTTTTGGGAGAATCTAAATGTTGTGCTTAATGCCTTGGACAATGTTAATGCTAGGCTCTATGTTGATCAGAAATGCTTGTATTTTCAAAAGCCACTTTTAGAGTCGGGAACCCTAGGGGCCAAGTGCAACACCCAGGTGGTTATTCCTCATCTAACTGAGAACTATGGTGCCTCGAGGGATCCACCAGAGAAACAGGCACCCATGTGTACTGTCCATTCATTCCCTCACAACATCGATCATTGCTTGACATGGGCCCGATCGGAATTTGAAGGTTTGCTTGAGAAGACACCAGCTGAAGTGAATGCATATCTTTCCAATCCAAGTGAGTATACCAATGCTATGATCAATGCTGGTGATGCTCAGGCCAGGGACAACTTAGAACGGGTTCTTGAGTGCCTTGACAAGGAAAGATGTGAAACATTTGAAGATTGCATTACATGGGCT of Daucus carota subsp. sativus chromosome 3, DH1 v3.0, whole genome shotgun sequence contains these proteins:
- the LOC108214309 gene encoding ubiquitin-activating enzyme E1 1, giving the protein MDMNIENSKDIDEDLHSRQLAVYGRETMRRLFASNVLVSGMRGLGVEIAKNLVLAGVKSVTLHDEGNVELWDLSSNFIFTENDIGKNRALASVQKLQELNNAVAVSTLMSKLTKEKLSDFQAVVFTDTNLETAIAFNEYCHNHQPPIAFIKTEVRGLFGNVFCDFGPGFTVADVDGEEPHTGIIASISNDKPAFVSCVDDERLEFQDGDLVVFSEVRGMTELNDGKPHKIINSRPYSFNLEEDTTNFHAYEGGGIVTQVKQPKVLDFKPLKEALKDPGEFLLSDFSKFDRPPLLHLAFQALDKFESELGRLPVAGSEEDAHKLVSIAGNINDNLNHGKLDDIDPKLLRHFAFGARAVLNPMAAMFGGIVGQEVMKACSGKFHPLFQFFYFDSIESLPTEQLDLNDFRPLNSRYDAQISVFGAKLQKKLEDAQVFVVGSGALGCEFLKNLALMGVSCSSRGKLTVTDDDVIEKSNLSRQFLFRDWNIGQAKSSVAATAAALINPSFNINALQNRVGPETENVFDDTFWENLNVVLNALDNVNARLYVDQKCLYFQKPLLESGTLGAKCNTQVVIPHLTENYGASRDPPEKQAPMCTVHSFPHNIDHCLTWARSEFEGLLEKTPAEVNAYLSNPSEYTNAMINAGDAQARDNLERVLECLDKERCETFEDCITWARLRFEEYFSDRVKQLIFTFPEDAPTSTGAPFWSAPKRFPQPLQFSTSDPSNLHFVMAASILRAETFGISVPDWVKKPKALKEAIDKVMVPEFRPQAGVKIETDEKVTNLTAASIDDSAVIDELTTKLEQLRKTLPSSFRMKPIQFEKDDDTNYHMDMIAALANMRARNYSIPEVDKLKAKFIAGRIIPAIATATAMATGLVCLELYKVLNGMHKVEDFRNTFANLALPLFSMAEPVPPKVVKHRDMSWSIWDRWIIKDNPTLRELLQWFSNKGLNAYSISCGSCLLYNNMFPHHKDRMDKKVVDLAREVAKMEIPSYRRHLDVVVACEDDEDDEIDLDIPQISIYFR